A segment of the Actinomycetes bacterium genome:
CGCCGCAGTACCTGGCAGCCGGGCAGGACCTGCCACACCAGGCCGAGGTGGCAATGATCCTCGACCGCCTGGGGTTGTCCGAACTCGCGTCCGTGCCCGTCGGGTCCCTGCCGACCGGGCAGGCCCGACTCGTGGAGCTCGGCCGTGCACTGGCGGCACGCCCACGGGTGCTGCTGCTCGACGAGCCCGCTTCGGGCCTCGACGACAACGAGACCCAGGACTTCGGCAAGCTGCTGCTGGAGTTGGCCGAAGCAGGTCTCGGGATCCTCCTTGTCGAACACGACGTCGGGCTGGTCATGCAGGTGTGCTCGGAGATCTACGTTCTCGACTTCGGCCAGATCATCGCCCACGGTGACCCCGACACGGTCCGCGCCAACGAGGCCGTGGTGGCCGCCTACCTGGGAGCCGGGTGAGCGCCATGGACGCCTCGACACCACTGCTCGAGCTGAAGGGCGTAACCGCCGCCTACGGCACCATCCAGGTCCTGCACGGGGTCGACCTCACGGTCCCGGCCGGATCGGTTGTGGCGTTGCTCGGGCCCAACGGCGCGGGCAAGACCACCACGTTGTCCGTGGCGTGCGGCCTGTTGGAGCCCACGGCGGGCAAGGTGATGATGGCCGGTTCCGACGTGACCGGCGCCCGCGCCGAGGACCTCGCCCGGCGAGGCGTGGTGACCATTCCCGAGGGCAAGGGGATCTTCCCCAACCTCACCGTGCGCGAGAACCTGTTGATGGCCACCTACTCGGGCGTCGACATGGCGCATGTGGAAGAGGTCGCCTACAGCCGATTCCCACGCCTGGGCGAGCGCCGGGGTCAGGTCGCCGGCACGCTGTCGGGTGGCGAGCAGCAGATGCTCGCCATGTCGCGCGGCCTCGCCACCGAGCCGGCGGTGCTGCTCCTCGACGAGTTGAGCATGGGCCTGGCTCCGCTCGTGGTGGAGGAGCTCTACGGGATCGTCGCCCAGATAGCGCGGTCCGGCACCTCGATCCTCGTGGTCGAGCAGTTCGCGCGTACGGTGCTGGGCGTTGCGGACCTCGCTGCGGTGATGGTCAATGGCCTGGTCCGCGCAGTCGGCAGACCCGATGAGATCGAGAACGAACTATCAGCCGCATACCTGGGAGCGTGAGCAACCGTGAGTGACAACCCGACGTCCGACAACCCCGTGCGGATCCAGCAATTCCGTGACGACATGGACCGCATGAACCTGAAGGGCGCAGGAGCCGGCTCGGAGCGTTGGATGCTCGTGGTCGGAACCCTGCTCGCGATCGCGGGCGTACTGCTCGGGATCCTGGGTGCGGTCAACACGATCAACGCCGGTGACTCGCCCACCGACCAGCGCGCCTTCATCGCGTCGGGGTCGTTGCTCGGAATCGTGCTGGTGATAGCGGGCGCCGCATTGTTCGTGCGCTTCTCACTCGGTCGTTTCCTGCGTTTCTGGCTGATCCGTCTCGTCTACGAGGCACGCTCTGACACCGATCGCGTGGTCGATGCGATCGAGCGCGCGTCGGGGCTCGAGTCGACCATTCCCCAGGCACCCACTGCTCCGGCAGCGAATCACGGGACGCAACCAGCACCACCGGCACAACCAGCACAGCCGGCGCCCGCTCAGGTTGCTCCTCCCGCCCAGCAGCAGTGGAATCCGCCGGCCCAGGGTTGATGCGTGACGGATTTGCCCGGTAACGGGACCACCAATAGATTGGGAAAGGTTTCACAAGCGCCTCTCTCCCATGTGGTGCCCTCCCACCAGCCAAGCGGCAGATGACCTCGGAAAACCCCTCCACCCGAACCTTCACCGACGCAGCCCGAAGGAGCACTGGCTCCTTCGAACTCGTGCTCGGCCCGGTGCTCATGGCACTGCTCGGCCTCGTGGTCGACCGCTGGCTCGGTACTGCGCCGCTGTTCATCCTGCTGTTCACGCTCTGGGGAGTGATAGGCGCAGGGGTTTCGCTCTTCTACCGCTACCGCACCCAGGTGGCCTCGGTGCAGGTGGCCCGGGACGACGCTGGCGGTGAGTCGTGACCACGGCCAATGACCCCATGGTGGTGCGCGTCGAGGGCCCGTCGCCCGCGATGGCGGTAGCAGTCGATCTGGCGAAGCGGAGCGTGTGGCTCCTTCCGGTGGTCATCTTCGTGAGCGCCGCGATCTGGGGCATCGATGGGGTGGCCTCCACCCTGTACGCACTCGCGATCGTGGTCGTGAACTTCCTGCTCGCCGGCTGGATGCTTGCCGTGACGGGCCGCATCTCGGCAGCCGTCATGGGCGCAGCTGCCCTGTTCGGCTTCTTGCTGAGGCTTGGCCTCATCTTCATTGCCGTGCTTCTCGTGAAGGACGCCGCCTGGCTCGAGTTGGTGCCATTCGGCATCACTCTGGTAGCCACCCACCTGGTGCTGCTCTTCTGGGAGATGCGCCACATCTCGTCGTCGCTCGCCTTCCCGGGCCTCAAGCCCGGTGACGAGCCCAATCCCTACCTGCCTCAGAAATAGGAGCCCGCTCGATGCTCGCTGCGCTCGCCAACCCAGTCCTGCTCGCTGCCGAAGGTGGCGGCGGGGGCGTGGAGTTCCCGCCGATCAACCTGATCGTGATCTGGCCCTCGTACTTCGGTGGTGACAACTGGTGGGCGTTCAACAAGATCGCCCTGATCTCCATGATCGGCATGATCGCCCCCGTGATCCTGTTCTGGTTCGCGAAGCGCAAGGCCCAGCTGGTGCCCAAGGGCGTGCAGAACGTGGCAGAGACCTCGATCGACTTCGTCGAGGAGCAGGTCGTGCTCCCGGCGATCGGGCCCGATGGCATGCGCTACCTGCCGATGCTGATCTCGATGTTCTTCTTCATCTGGATCGGCAACCTCTTCGAGGTGATCCCCACCGCGCACATGCCGGCAAATGCCCGCATGGCCAATCCGTTGATGCTGGCGCTCGTCGCCTGGGTCATGTTCATCGGGGTGGGTCTGAAGCACCACGGCCTCGGGTACCTCAAGGAAGCGCTGTTCCCGCCGGGAGTGCCGAAGGCCCTGTACCTGCTGGTGACGCCGATCGAGTTCCTTTCGACCTTCATCATCCGGCCCTTCTCGCTGGCAGTCCGACTCTTCGCGAACATGCTGGCGGGTCACATCCTGCTGGTCACCTTCTCGGTGCTCACCATCACGCTGATGGTGGGCAGCATCATGCTCGTCGTGGGAACGCTGAGCTTCGCCATGCTCGTCGCCTTCACCGCATTCGAGTTCATGGTGGCCTTCCTGCAGGCCTTCATCTTCAGCCTGCTCACCGCTGTGTACATAGGCGGCGCACTGCACCCGGCGCACTGAGCCGGGCCCACCAACCGTCCGCAACCACCAACAGATCTGATCACGAGGCCGGCCCAGCCGGTCACCGAACAGGAGAAAGAAACAACAATGAGCGCACTTACCAACGCAGCAGTCGAGGTTCTGCAGCAGTTCCCCGAGGGCATCGACGGTGACGAAGCCAAGTCGATTTCCGCCGCTTCCGGTGCCGGCATGGCCTACGGCCTCGCCGCCATCGGGCCCGGCATCGGCATCGGTTACCTCGTTGGCCAGGCCGTGCAGGCCATGGCCCGCCAGCCCGAGTCGGCCGGTCAGGTCCAGACCACCATGTTCCTGGGCATCGCCTTCACCGAGGCACTCGCCCTCATCGGCTTCGTGGTCTTCATCCTCCTCAAGTTCGTCTGATGTTGGCCTCACTTCTCGCCCTCGCGGCCGAGGGGGATCCCACCGACATCAACCCCGTCATCCCCGACACCATCGGGGAGATCTTCTGGGGTGCGGTGGCGTTCTTCTCGCTGTGGATCCTGATGCGGTACTGGCTGCTGCCACCGCTGCTGAAGGTCCGCGAGGAGCGACGCGCCAAGGAGATCGCAGATCTCGAGGCGGCCGAGGAAGCCAAGGTCGCAGCCGAGCAGGTGCGCCGTGACTACGACGCCACCATCGCCGAGGCCCGCGCCGCGGCAGCGACCGTGCTGGAGGAGGCCCGTGCGGCCGCAGAGCACGAGCGTGGCCAGAAGGTGGCGGCGGCTGAGTCCGAGGTGGCCGAGCAGCGTCAGGCTGCGATGGCCGAACTCGAGGCTGCCCGCGCAGCGGCCATCGGTGCCATGGGCGGCGACGTCGCCGACCTGGCCGTGACCGCTGCCTCGAAGGTCGTCGACGCACCCGTGGAGGCCGGTTCGCACCGCGCCGCCATCGACTCGTTCGTGGAGGAGTCCCGATGAACAGCTTCTTCCTCTTCGCCATCGAGGAGGGTGCCGAGAACGGCGCCTGGTTCCCACACGACATGCGTGAGGTGTTCTGGGGCTCCCTGGCGTTCCTCATCGTCATGGCCCTGCTGTGGAAGTTCGCCAAGAAGCCAGGCAGTGACTTCTTTTCGAACCGCACCGCAAAGATCGCCGACAGCCTGGACGCCGCAGCCAAAGCACGCAGCGACGCCGAGGCCGAGCGCGACCGCATCAAGGCCGCACTCGCCGACTCCGACGCCGAGGCCACACGGATCATCGAGGAGGGCCGACAGTCAGCAGATGCGCTCACCGCTGACATCGCCGCCCGAGCCGAACGTGATGTGGTCTCGGTCAACGAGCGCGCCGAAGTGGACCTCACAGCCACCCGAAACCAGATGGAGGCCGACCTGGCAGGGGAGCTCTCCCGCCTGGCACTCGGCGCCGCCGAGAAGGTCGTCGAGGACGAGCTGGACACTGCGAGTCAGCAGCGTCTGATCGACTCCTACATCAACGACATCGGCTCCCAGAACTGAGACGAGAGATGACCGACACCCGAACCACCGCCTATGCCGAGGCCCTGCTCGCCATCGCACGCGCCGAGGGCGACCTCGACACGGTGGCCGACCAGATGTTCTCCGTCGGCCAGGCCGTCGAATCCGACGAACAGCTCCGCTCGACCGTCACCGACTCCCGCCTTCCGGCGGAGCGGCGGGCGCAGGTCATCGAGGACCTGCTCGACGGCAAGGCCTCTGCCCTCACCACGGCGCTCGCGTCGATGGTCGTGGCGGTCGGCCGCGGTTCGGAGCTGCCGGCCATCGCCCGCGAGATGAGCCGCATCGCGGCCGAGGGCACCGGCGCAGTAGTCGCTGAGGCCCGTTCCGCGGTCCCGCTCACCGACGAGCAGATCGCACGCCTCGAAGAGGCGCTCACGGCCAAGCTCGGCCGCCAGGTGAGCGTCCGCAACATTGTCGACCCGACCGTAATGGGCGGGGTCGTGACCCAGATCGGTGACGAAGTCATCGATGGTTCGGTCCGCGCCCGCCTCAACCAGCTTCGTGAAGCCTTCTAGGAGCAGCTGTGGCTGAACTGACCATCAACACCGGCGATATCACCGCCGCAATCCGCAAGAACCTCGACGGCTTCACCGCCGACACGAGCCTGACCCAGGTCGGCCATGTCGTCGAGGTCGGCGACGGAATTGCCCGAGTGTCGGGCCTTCCCGACGCAGCAGTGAACGAGCTGCTCGAGTTCGAGTCAGGCGTTGTCGGCCTCGCACTCAACCTCGACGAGGAGTCGATCGGTGCCGTTGTGCTCGGCGAGGTCGAGTCCATCGAAGAGGGCCAGACCGTCAAGGCCACCGGCGACATCCTGTCGGTGCCCGTCGGTGACGGCGTCCTCGGCCGCGTGGTCAACACGCTCGGCCAGCCCGTGGACGGCAAGGGAGCGCTCACCAACACCGAGCCCCGCCGCATGGAGATCCAGGCTCCCGGCATCATGGGTCGCAAGCCCGTGCACGAGCCGATGCAGACCGGCATCAAGGCGATCGACTCCCTGATCCCGGTTGGCCGTGGCCAGCGCGAGCTGATCATCGGCGACCGCAAGACCGGCAAGACCACGGTCGCCATCGACACGATCCTCAACCAGCGTGGCCTCGGCGTGAAGTGCATCTACGTCGCCATCGGCCAGAAGGCCTCCACCGTCGCCCAGACCGTGGCGACCCTCGAAGAGGCCGGTGCCATGGAGTACACGGTGGTCGTGGTGGCCCCCGCTTCGGACCCGGCGCCGTTCAAGTACCTCGCCCCCTACGCCGGCTGCGCCATGGGCCAGCACTGGATGGAGAACGGCGAGCACGGTCTCATCGTCTATGACGACCTCTCCAAGCAGGCCGAGGCGTACCGCCAGGTGTCGCTGCTGCTGCGCCGCCCGCCGGGCCGCGAGGCATACCCCGGCGACGTCTTCTACCTGCACAGCCGCCTGCTCGAGCGTGCCGCAAAGCTCTCCGACGAGAACGGCGCAGGCTCGCTCACCGCGCTGCCGGTCATCGAGACCAAGGCCGGTGACGTCTCGGCGTTCATCCCGACCAACGTGATCTCGATCACCGACGGCCAGATCTTCCTGCAGGACGACCTTTTCAAGTCGGGTGTGAGACCTGCTGTCGACGTTGGTATCTCGGTGTCCCGAGTCGGCTCGGCCGCGCAGATCAAGGCGATGAAGACCGCTGTCGGCACGCTCAAGTCAGATCTGCAGCAGTTCCGTGAGCTGGAGGCGTTCGCAGCCTTCGGTTCCGACCTCGACGCAGTGTCGAAGGCCCAGCTCGAGCGTGGCTACCGCCTCACCGAGCTTCTCAAGCAGGGCATCAACTCCCCCATGCCGGTCGAGGACCAGTGCGTGGTGATCTTCGCAGGCACCCGCGGCTACCTCGATGACATCGAGACCGAAGACGTGTCCCGGTTCGCCGACGGCCTGCTCGAGTGGTTCTCGACCCGCCACGGCAACGTCCTCGACGGGATCCGCGAGAGCGGCAAGCTCGAGGACGAGGATGCCTTCGAGGAGATCATCAAGGCCTACGCCGAGCAGTTCGTCGCTTCGACGGTGGAGGGCGCCGCGCCCGACGCCGAGGACCAGGGCGACGCCGAGGCGACGGTGAAGCGCGGCACCCGTCACCTTCCCGAGGAAGAGATCGAGCGCGACGGTGACTCCGACGAGGCTGGGGCCTGATCGATGGCAGGCGCACAGGAACGGGTACTGCGACGCCGCATCGGCAGCGTCCAGAACACCAAGAAGATCACGCGCGCAATGGAGCTGATCGCGGCCACCCGCGTCGCGAAGGCCCAGCAGCGCGCCAATGAGGCCCGTCCCTACGCAGAGCACATCACCACCGTCATCCAGGACCTCGCCGCCGGCGGCGCAGAGGTCGACCATCCGCTTCTGCGGCCAGTCGAGGACCCCAAGAAGATCGGCGTCGTCTGCATGGCGGCCGACCGCGGCCTGGCAGGTGCGTTCAACTCATCGGTGATCCGCACCGCTGAGCGCGAGGTGCAGGCAGCCCGCTCCGAGGGCCGTGACTACGCACTGGTCACCGTCGGGCGCAAGGCCGAGGCCTACTTCAGCTTCCGCAACTACCGGATCGACGCCCAGTTCGAAGGTATCTCCGACAAGCCGACCTTCGAGGACGCCGCAGCCGTTGCGGCCCGGGTCAGCGACCTGTTCATCAACGGCGGTTGCGATCAGATCCTGCTCGCGTACACGCGCTTCATCTCGCTCGGCTCCCAGGAGCCCGTGGTGCGCCGCTTCCTGCCCCTCGAGCGCGAGGAGAGGATGGCCGAGGGTGGCGACGCCGGTGCGACCGCCGGCTTCGAGTTCGAGCCCTCGCCCGCACAGGTGCTCGAGTCACTGCTTCCCCGTTACGTGGAGGCCCGTCTCTTCGCCGCCTTGCTCGACTCCGCGGCTTCCGAGCACGCCTCGCGCCAGCGGGCGATGAAGGCCGCCACCGACAACGCGGAGGAGCTCATCGTGAAGCTCACCCGCAAGATCAACCAGGTCCGCCAGGACGCCATCACCACCGAGATCATGGAGATCATCGGCGGTGCCGAGGCGCTCTCGGAGGACCGCGGCGACCCCGAAGACCTGATTCTCGACCACATGTTCTCAGACCCGTTCCCGAAGCACATCGGGGATCACGTACGTCACGTGATCGGGCACGATTCGTTCTGAAGGAGACAAGAAGAATGACTGTCACCGAACCCGAACTCACCGATGGGCGCATCGTCGCCATCGCCGGCCCCGTGGTCGACGTCGAGTTCCCACCCTCCGCACTGCCGGCGATCAACGCGGCTCTCGAGTTCACCATCGAGGTGGACGGCAACGAGACAGCGGTGGTCGCCGAGGTCGCCCAGCAGATCGGCGACAACCGTGTGCGTGCGATCGCCATGAAGCCGACCGACGGCCTAGTGCGCGGTGCCGCCGTGCGAAACCTCGGCACCGGCATCACCGTGCCTGTCGGCGACGTGACCCTGGGCCACGTGTTCAACGTGCTCGGTGAGCCCCTCGATGTCGACAGCGTCGAGGTCGACGAGCGCTGGGCGATCCACCGCGAGGCCCCGGCGTTCGACACGCTCGAGCCCAAGGCCCAGATGTTCGCCACGGGCATCAAGGTGATCGACCTCCTCACTCCGTACCTCCAGGGCGGCAAGATCGGCCTGTTCGGCGGTGCCGGCGTCGGCAAGACCGTTCTGATCACCGAGATGATCAACCGTGTGGCCACCCAGTTCGGTGGTGTGTCGGTGTTCGCCGGTGTCGGCGAGCGCACCCGTGAGGGCACCGACCTGTTCATCGAGATGGGCGAGACCGCCATGGGCGAGTCCGGCTCGGTGCTCGACAAGGCAGCCCTCGTGTTCGGCCAGATGGACGAGCCGCCCGGCGTGCGCCTCCGCGTTGCCCTTTCGGCGCTCACGATGGCCGAGTACTTCCGCGATGTGCAGGGCCAGGACGTGCTGCTGTTCATCGACAACATCTTCCGCTTCACCCAGGCCGGGTCGGAGGTCTCCACCCTCCTCGGCCGCATGCCCGCGGCTGTGGGCTACCAGCCGACCCTCGCAGACGAGATGGGTGAGCTCCAGGAGCGCATCACCTCCACCGGCGGCCGTTCGATCACCTCGCTGCAGGCCGTGTACGTGCCTGCGGACGACTACACCGACCCGGCCCCGTTCACAGCGTTCACGCACTTCGACGGCACCACCGAGCTCAGCCGTGACATCGCCTCGCTCGGCATCTACCCGGCGGTGGACCCGCTGGCGTCGTCATCATCGATCCTCACTCCCGAGGTCGTCGGTGACCGCCACTACAACGTGGCCCGTCAGGTGCAGGAGATGCTCCAGCGCTACAAGGAGCTGCAGGACATCATCGCCATTCTCGGCATCGACGAGCTGTCCGAAGAGGACCGCATCGCCGTGAACCGCGCCCGCCGCATCCAGAAGTTCCTCGCCCAGCCCATGTTCGTGGCCGAGGTCTTCACCGGCCTGCCCGGCATCTTCACCCCTGTCGAGGAGACCGTGGAGTCCTTCGAGATGCTGGTCAACGGCGATCTGGACCACCTGCCCGAGCAGGCGTTCCTCAACGTCGGTGGCGCGGACGACGTCATGCGCCGGGCAGCGGAACTCGAAAAGGAAGCCTGATGCCCCTGACCGTCGAGCTGGTTTCCCCCGAACGCGTCGCCTTCTCCGGCGAGGCGGACATGGTGGTGTGCCGCACCACTGCGGGCGACATCGCATTCCAGCCTGGTCACGTCCCCTTCATCGGGGTGCTCCAGACCCACCCGGTCAAGGTCATCTCCGACGACGGATCCGACACGGTCATCGCCGTTCACCAGGGTTTCGTGGAGGTGTCGCCTCCCGATGCGGATGGCAACACCCGGATAACCATCCTTTCCGACGTGGCCGAGCTGGCCGAGACGATCGACGCCGATCGTGCCCGGACCGCCAAGGAGCGTGCGGAGGAGGCTCTGCAGGCCGACCCCGACGACCCCGAGGCAGCATCAGCGCTCGAGCGGGCCGAGGTCCGGCTCGGCGTCGTCGAAGCCGCCTGATTACGCGTTTCGTTGGTGCTGGATCACGCAGGGCGTGATCCAGCACCAACAAAGCACTGCACTACCGGGGGGCTCAGACCCCTGCGAGGAGTGGTTCGAGGTTGGCCGGGCGCAGCACGAAGGCGATGCCGTGTGCGATCTGCGGGTTGCCGGCGTTGATGTCGAACTTGCTCGGGATCACGAATGGGTCGAAGTCGTCCCAGTCATTGTCCGCCAGGGCGATCCACTTGAACGCGGGCACTATCGGACGGACCCGGATATCGCCACCCTGCACCGTGGTGAGCGGGGTGTTGAAGGGCACGTTGGCCGCCGTGTCGGAGTCGATCGTGGAGCCCGCCACCACGTGGTACAGCAAGACCGTCTCGACGGTGTCGATGCCCAGCGATGCGACTGCGTCGAAGACCTGCTGC
Coding sequences within it:
- a CDS encoding ABC transporter ATP-binding protein; this encodes MTGLEASNVTVRFGGHQALSDVSVSVDPGRIVGLIGPNGAGKTTLFNAVCGVIQPAAGTVTLNGRDVSAMPTHKRARQGLGRTFQRLEVFSSLSVADNIRAGLEIRQTWAMRGGAAPQYLAAGQDLPHQAEVAMILDRLGLSELASVPVGSLPTGQARLVELGRALAARPRVLLLDEPASGLDDNETQDFGKLLLELAEAGLGILLVEHDVGLVMQVCSEIYVLDFGQIIAHGDPDTVRANEAVVAAYLGAG
- a CDS encoding ABC transporter ATP-binding protein; the encoded protein is MDASTPLLELKGVTAAYGTIQVLHGVDLTVPAGSVVALLGPNGAGKTTTLSVACGLLEPTAGKVMMAGSDVTGARAEDLARRGVVTIPEGKGIFPNLTVRENLLMATYSGVDMAHVEEVAYSRFPRLGERRGQVAGTLSGGEQQMLAMSRGLATEPAVLLLDELSMGLAPLVVEELYGIVAQIARSGTSILVVEQFARTVLGVADLAAVMVNGLVRAVGRPDEIENELSAAYLGA
- a CDS encoding AtpZ/AtpI family protein → MTSENPSTRTFTDAARRSTGSFELVLGPVLMALLGLVVDRWLGTAPLFILLFTLWGVIGAGVSLFYRYRTQVASVQVARDDAGGES
- a CDS encoding ATP synthase subunit I, whose translation is MVVRVEGPSPAMAVAVDLAKRSVWLLPVVIFVSAAIWGIDGVASTLYALAIVVVNFLLAGWMLAVTGRISAAVMGAAALFGFLLRLGLIFIAVLLVKDAAWLELVPFGITLVATHLVLLFWEMRHISSSLAFPGLKPGDEPNPYLPQK
- the atpB gene encoding F0F1 ATP synthase subunit A produces the protein MLAALANPVLLAAEGGGGGVEFPPINLIVIWPSYFGGDNWWAFNKIALISMIGMIAPVILFWFAKRKAQLVPKGVQNVAETSIDFVEEQVVLPAIGPDGMRYLPMLISMFFFIWIGNLFEVIPTAHMPANARMANPLMLALVAWVMFIGVGLKHHGLGYLKEALFPPGVPKALYLLVTPIEFLSTFIIRPFSLAVRLFANMLAGHILLVTFSVLTITLMVGSIMLVVGTLSFAMLVAFTAFEFMVAFLQAFIFSLLTAVYIGGALHPAH
- the atpE gene encoding ATP synthase F0 subunit C codes for the protein MSALTNAAVEVLQQFPEGIDGDEAKSISAASGAGMAYGLAAIGPGIGIGYLVGQAVQAMARQPESAGQVQTTMFLGIAFTEALALIGFVVFILLKFV
- the atpF gene encoding F0F1 ATP synthase subunit B — its product is MLASLLALAAEGDPTDINPVIPDTIGEIFWGAVAFFSLWILMRYWLLPPLLKVREERRAKEIADLEAAEEAKVAAEQVRRDYDATIAEARAAAATVLEEARAAAEHERGQKVAAAESEVAEQRQAAMAELEAARAAAIGAMGGDVADLAVTAASKVVDAPVEAGSHRAAIDSFVEESR
- the atpF gene encoding F0F1 ATP synthase subunit B, translating into MNSFFLFAIEEGAENGAWFPHDMREVFWGSLAFLIVMALLWKFAKKPGSDFFSNRTAKIADSLDAAAKARSDAEAERDRIKAALADSDAEATRIIEEGRQSADALTADIAARAERDVVSVNERAEVDLTATRNQMEADLAGELSRLALGAAEKVVEDELDTASQQRLIDSYINDIGSQN
- the atpH gene encoding ATP synthase F1 subunit delta, whose product is MTDTRTTAYAEALLAIARAEGDLDTVADQMFSVGQAVESDEQLRSTVTDSRLPAERRAQVIEDLLDGKASALTTALASMVVAVGRGSELPAIAREMSRIAAEGTGAVVAEARSAVPLTDEQIARLEEALTAKLGRQVSVRNIVDPTVMGGVVTQIGDEVIDGSVRARLNQLREAF
- a CDS encoding F0F1 ATP synthase subunit alpha, translated to MAELTINTGDITAAIRKNLDGFTADTSLTQVGHVVEVGDGIARVSGLPDAAVNELLEFESGVVGLALNLDEESIGAVVLGEVESIEEGQTVKATGDILSVPVGDGVLGRVVNTLGQPVDGKGALTNTEPRRMEIQAPGIMGRKPVHEPMQTGIKAIDSLIPVGRGQRELIIGDRKTGKTTVAIDTILNQRGLGVKCIYVAIGQKASTVAQTVATLEEAGAMEYTVVVVAPASDPAPFKYLAPYAGCAMGQHWMENGEHGLIVYDDLSKQAEAYRQVSLLLRRPPGREAYPGDVFYLHSRLLERAAKLSDENGAGSLTALPVIETKAGDVSAFIPTNVISITDGQIFLQDDLFKSGVRPAVDVGISVSRVGSAAQIKAMKTAVGTLKSDLQQFRELEAFAAFGSDLDAVSKAQLERGYRLTELLKQGINSPMPVEDQCVVIFAGTRGYLDDIETEDVSRFADGLLEWFSTRHGNVLDGIRESGKLEDEDAFEEIIKAYAEQFVASTVEGAAPDAEDQGDAEATVKRGTRHLPEEEIERDGDSDEAGA
- a CDS encoding F0F1 ATP synthase subunit gamma, with product MAGAQERVLRRRIGSVQNTKKITRAMELIAATRVAKAQQRANEARPYAEHITTVIQDLAAGGAEVDHPLLRPVEDPKKIGVVCMAADRGLAGAFNSSVIRTAEREVQAARSEGRDYALVTVGRKAEAYFSFRNYRIDAQFEGISDKPTFEDAAAVAARVSDLFINGGCDQILLAYTRFISLGSQEPVVRRFLPLEREERMAEGGDAGATAGFEFEPSPAQVLESLLPRYVEARLFAALLDSAASEHASRQRAMKAATDNAEELIVKLTRKINQVRQDAITTEIMEIIGGAEALSEDRGDPEDLILDHMFSDPFPKHIGDHVRHVIGHDSF
- the atpD gene encoding F0F1 ATP synthase subunit beta yields the protein MTVTEPELTDGRIVAIAGPVVDVEFPPSALPAINAALEFTIEVDGNETAVVAEVAQQIGDNRVRAIAMKPTDGLVRGAAVRNLGTGITVPVGDVTLGHVFNVLGEPLDVDSVEVDERWAIHREAPAFDTLEPKAQMFATGIKVIDLLTPYLQGGKIGLFGGAGVGKTVLITEMINRVATQFGGVSVFAGVGERTREGTDLFIEMGETAMGESGSVLDKAALVFGQMDEPPGVRLRVALSALTMAEYFRDVQGQDVLLFIDNIFRFTQAGSEVSTLLGRMPAAVGYQPTLADEMGELQERITSTGGRSITSLQAVYVPADDYTDPAPFTAFTHFDGTTELSRDIASLGIYPAVDPLASSSSILTPEVVGDRHYNVARQVQEMLQRYKELQDIIAILGIDELSEEDRIAVNRARRIQKFLAQPMFVAEVFTGLPGIFTPVEETVESFEMLVNGDLDHLPEQAFLNVGGADDVMRRAAELEKEA
- the atpC gene encoding ATP synthase F1 subunit epsilon — encoded protein: MPLTVELVSPERVAFSGEADMVVCRTTAGDIAFQPGHVPFIGVLQTHPVKVISDDGSDTVIAVHQGFVEVSPPDADGNTRITILSDVAELAETIDADRARTAKERAEEALQADPDDPEAASALERAEVRLGVVEAA